The sequence below is a genomic window from Rudanella lutea DSM 19387.
TTTTTGATCATGCCCAGGTTATCGCGTAACCACTGCACCAACGCGCCTGTAATAGCCACGCTTCCTTCGAGAGCGTAGTTGACTGGCTCATTGCCAAATTTATAGGCAACGGTTGTAAGCAGTCCGCAGGTCGACTCGCGTAATTCAGTACCCGTGTTGAGCAGTAAAAAGCATCCTGTACCGTACGTATTTTTGGCCTGACCGGGCTCAAAGCAGGTTTGCCCCACCAAAGCCGCGTGCTGATCGCCCAGAATACCGGCCACAGGCACACCCGGCATTACCTCCGAGGCCACCATGCCGTAGACCTCGCTACTTGAGCGGATAGTCGGCAGCATGGCACGTGGAATATTGAAATCGCGCAGAAGGTCATCGTCCCAATCAAGGGTGCGGAGGTTCATCAGCTGGGTCCGGCTGGCATTGGTCACATCAGTAATGTGTAACCCTCCCTGCGGGCCACCGGTCAGATTCCAGGTAACAAACGTGTCCATTGTCCCGAAGAGCGCATCGCCCCGCTCGGCATCGGCCCGCAAACCGGCCACGTTATCGAGCAGCCAGCGTAGCTTGAGGCCACTGAAGTAAGTAGCCAACGGCAGGCCGGTTTGCGCCCGAAACCGGTCTTGTCCACCCGTAGCCGAAAACGAGTTGACCAGATCGCCGGTGCGGGTATCCTGCCAAACCAGCGCATTATAATAGGGTTTTCCGGTTTTCCGGTTCCAGACCACCGTGGTTTCGCGTTGGTTGGTAATCCCGATTGCCTCAATATCGTTGGCGTGGAGTTTGGCCTTGATGCGGGCGAGGGCAATTACTTCGAGGGTATTTTTCCAGATTTCCTCGGGGTCATGCTCAACCCAGCCGGGCTGCGGGTAAATCTGCTTGTGTTCTTTCTGCGCCAGAGCCACAATGGTACCCTGCCGGTCGAAAACAATGCAGCGAGTACTGGTAGTGCCCTGATCAATAGCGGCAACGTAAGACATGAGTCAGTAAGGGTTTATTGCTAAACCACAAACTTGCCGATTGTTTGGGACTGTATCAAGTGTCGGGCCGTTGCGTGCGTGCAATATGCGCACACGGCCGCCTAACCCGTTGTGGGCGGGGAATCGTTACAACCAAACGAATGAGAAGAAACAGATTGGCTACCGCAAATCGTCGGGGGTGGTGATTTTGATGTTGGCGTAGTCCCCTTCGATCAGGGTGATCGGAAAATGAGCGTATTCGAGTACGCTGGCGCAGTCGGTAAAGAAAGGCTGCTCCTCTACGGCAAACGCCTGCCGAAACCAATCGAGCCGGAACGTCTGCGGAGTTTGCACGAGCCTTACCCGGCTCCGGTCTACGGCCTCACTTCGCCCCTCTTCATCAACGAGCCGCACCGAGTCTTTGGCCGGTACGCAGGTGACCGCGCTCCCGGTTTGGGCCGCCGTTTCAAAGCCCCGGCGGATAATATCGGTCGATACAAAAGGGCGCACCCCGTCGTGCACGGCCACAAACCCCTCAGGTGCATCGATAGCCGCCAACCCATTCCGTACGGATTGGAACCGCGAGGCCCCGCCAATAACGGTTTGTACCGGTACATCGAACCCATGCTCGGCGCACAGGGCCTGCCAGGTTTCGAGGTCGCGGGCGGGCAACACCAGTATAATGCGCAGATCGGGTGAATAGGCCCGAAATTGTTCGAGGGTATGCTGCAGGATAGGCTTGCCGTTGAGCAGCAAAAATTGCTTGGCTACTGCCGACTGCATACGGCTGCCACTGCCCCCGGCAACAATGATCGCGTAGTGGGTCATAAGGAAAAAAGGAGTGAGGAGATAGAAGTGAGAAGTGAGGAGTTGCTGACGCCTGAACATTACTTTCGCGTCAGCAACTCCTCACCGCCGGGCGACCCCGCCCTCACTTCTATCTCCTCACTCCTAAACGTTAGATAATCAGCATAGCGTCGCCGTAACTGAAGAAGCGGTATTTCTCTTTGATGGCCGTTTGGTACACCTCCTTCATGAACTCATGGCCACCAAACGCACTTGCCATCATAATCAGAATGGACTCAGGCAGGTGGAAGTTGGTCAGCAGGGCGTTGGCAATCTTGAAATCGTAAGGCGGGAAGATAAACCGGTCGGTCCAGCCTTCAACGGGCTTCAACCGGCTATTGGCCGACACCGACGACTCAATTGCCTTGAGCGACGTAGTGCCGATGGCACACACCCGCTTACCCGCATCGAGGGCGGTGTTGACAATCTGAGCCGAGTCAGACGGGATAGCGTAGTTTTCCGAATCTGTCTTGTGCTTGGTCAGGTCTTCTACATCGACCTGCCGGAACGTACCGAGGCCCACGTGCAGGGTGATCGGGGCAAAATGAATGCCTTTGATCTCCATACGCTTCATCATGGCTTTGGTGAAGTGCAGACCAGCCGTTGGTGCCGCTACAGCGCCTACATGTTCGGCAAAAACGGTCTGATACCGCTCACGGTCGGCATCTTCGGTTTCGCGCTTGATTTCGCGGGGCAGTGGCATCTCGCCCAGTTCGTCAACTGCTTTCATGAACTCTTCATGCGAGCCATCGAACAAAAACCGGATCGTGCGTCCCCGAGAGGTTGTATTATCGATTACCTCGGCCACCAGATCGCTGTCGCCGAAATAAAGTTTGTTACCAACACGAATTTTGCGGGCAGGGTCCACCAGTACATCCCACAGTTTCATTTCGCGATTGAGCTCGCGTAGCAGGAACACCTCGATCTTGGCCCCGGTCTTCTCTTTATTGCCGTACAATCGCGCCGGAAACACCTTGGTGTTGTTAATCACCATGACGTCGCCGTCGTCGAAATAGCTCAGCAGATCAGAGAACATTTTGTGTTCGATTTGCTTTGTCTTGCGGTGCACTACCATTAAGCGTGCTTCACCGCGCTCCGCCGGATACTTTGCGATCAGGCTCTCAGGCAAGTCGAACCTAAATTCAGATAGCTTCATAAGCGTATTAGCCCCAAATAATCAACCCGTTATAACAAAAAGTTTGCAAATATACAACGCAAAAACCCGGATGCTTCTTTTTCTCCGGGTTTTACTTGCAATTTTCGCAATTATGTTCTAAACGCTCACTTTTTTTAAATAGGAATTACTCGTGCCCAAGCGGCTGCACAGATCCTTCCGTATTGACCGTAGGCCGCTCACCGACGTTGAACTTAGCCATCAACTCGGCCGAAACCTCGTTAGCATATGTGCCCTGCGCCGATACAAATAGCCCTTTTTGACCTGCCTTGGTCGTAATGGCATATAGTGTCATTTCGTCGCCGGGGTCAGAGGTGCCTTCAAATCGGTGAAACTCATCGACCATAAATTCGTCGCCCCGCACACGCATGTCGGTACCGGCTACGGTCAGATAGTCGGCATGGGGAGAAAACTCGTAGCTGTAGCCCCGAGCGCGGAGGTTTTCCATCGCTTCGGTTAGGGTGGTGAAGTAATTCATGACGTTGGTACGTTGTTGTTTACCGATTAACCACCAGCCTGCCAGATGGTTTTTGAAGGTTACGGACTGGTCTTTTTCAGAGCTGTCATCCTATTTAGAAGAATGACAGTTCTGTGTTTTACCGACTCGCTCACTAGCCTTTTGTAGAGATGTCATCTTGTTTGGAAAGATGACATCTCTACAAAAGGCATCTAAAACAAACTCCCCTGTACCAGTTGCGGCTGAATTTGGGGCTCGCGGAGGTTCAGCCCGCAACATTCGTTAAGTTGCCGCACCCAGTACCGGATCAGCTCGGGGGCGGTATCGTTGTCACCACCGCCGTGCACAAACAGGTAGGCGGTTTGCAGGCCCTTGTCGAACCAGGTTTTTAGGCGTTGCACCCAGGCATCGGTACGGGTGTAGTCAGACGGGTGCCCCTCGTTAGCAATGAACCGAAGCGTAAGCACGGGGCTACTCAGCCCCATATGCAACACATCGCGCCGACCCGCTACGTCGGTGATAACCACATGCCGATGCAGGCCATGCAGTTTTTCGAGCGTGGTTGGCCAGACATCTTTTTTAAACCAGTCGGGGTGCCGAAACTCCACGGCCACATCGAGTTCGTCGGGGAGGTTGGTCAGGTATGTTTCCAGAATCGGCCACTTGTCGGGGGCAAACTGAGGGGGCAATTGCAGAAACGACATCCCCAGGTTTTCTTCCAGGCCCATGATGGCATTCACAAACTCATCGGTGAGGGCTTCAGACGCCACCAGCATCCGTTCGTGGCTGATCAGTTGTGGGAACTTAGGGCAATATACGAAGCCTCCCTGCTCGGCCGTACGGGTGCTGGCACCGGCAATGGCCTCGGTACGCCATTTGGTAATCATGGCGGGCGTCGGAATCTGGTAGTGCGTCAGGTTTAGCTCAATGGTATTGAACTGCCGGGTGTAGTGGTGCAAAAAGTCGCGCTCCTTAGCCGTAGTCGGGTATATTTTCCCAACGTACTGCCGGTTGGCCCAGATAGGCCCGCCGATGTAGACCGTGGGTCGGGGCGCGGGCATGGCCTGACTCCAGATCTGGGCATTGAACGCCTGACCGGGCGGCAACGCGAAGTTGATCTGATCAATGTTGGCGGCTTTTCCGAATTCCATGACTTTGAGGATGAAGTGTTTGCTCGTACTGGATGACCACCGGGCGGCCCCGCTCTCGTTCAGAACGATGTCATCTATTAAGAATCAGAAATTTACACCTTTTGTTTTTGACAAAACAGCCCGTTTACGAACTAAAATTAGGGTGTCGGCAACGACGCTCCAAAACCAATTATCGGTTAAAAACCGGCCGACTCGGGGCCTTTGGGCTACCCGTGTCATCCATCGGTACGGGGAGCTTTACGTAAGCGATTGTGTCTGACGGCCGTAAAGAACAACTCCCAACCATCCGCTGTTGCGCTCATTTATATCCTCGCGGGCGACCGTACCGCCGGTTATTTGTCGGAGGGGGTTATTTTTGCACCTTATATTCGTAAATCAGAACGCGGCCGGTCGGTGAGCCGGTGTTGCTTCTGGACAATTTCGCGCAGCATGATCGCTAAAACGTATAATCCCAGAGACGTCGAAGAAAAGTGGTACCAATACTGGATCGACAACCAGCTGTTCAAGTCGGTTCCTGATGAGCGGGAGCCGTACACCATCGTGATTCCGCCCCCCAACGTGACGGGCGTGCTTCACATGGGCCACATGCTCAACAATACGATTCAGGATGTGCTGATTCGGAAAGCCCGCATGGAAGGCAAAAACGCCTGCTGGGTGCCCGGCACCGACCACGCCAGTATTGCCACCGAAGCGAAGGTGGTGAACATGCTCAAAGAACAGGGCATCAAGAAAACCGACCTTACCCGCGACGAGTTTCTGCGCTATGCCTGGGAATGGAAAGAGAAATACGGCGGCATTATTCTGAAACAGCTGCGCAAGCTGGGCGCATCCTGCGACTGGGACCGGACGCGCTTCACGATGGAGCCCGACCTGTACGACTCGGTCATTGATGTATTTATCGACCTCTACCAGAAAGGCAAAATTTACCGGGGCGTCCGGATGGTGAACTGGGACCCACAAGGGCTCACGGCCGTATCCGACGAGGAGGTAATCATGAAGGAAATCCAGCAGAAGCTGGTGTACATTAAATATGAGGTAAAAGGAGAAGGGAAAATGGAAAAAGGGAGCGAAGGCCCTTCTTCTACCTTCATCACCATCGCTACGGTTCGGCCGGAGACCATCATGGCTGATTCGGCGATCTGTGTGAACCCGAACGACGAACGCTACCGGCACCTGATTGGCAAACAGGCCCTGATTCCGCTCATCAACCGGCCCATCCCGATTATTGCCGATGAGTACGTGACGATGGACTTCGGAACGGGTTGCCTCAAGGTTACGCCCGCCCACGACCCCAACGATTATGAGTTGGGGATTAAGCACAAACTGCCCGTCATCGACATTCTGAACGACAACGGCACGCTGAACGAAAAAGCGCAGATTCTGGTCGGGAAAGATCGGTTTGCGGCCCGCAAAGAGATTATCGCGTTGCTGGAAGAAGCGGGGCACCTCGAAAAGACCGAAGAATACAAGTCGAACGTAGGGTACTCGGAGCGGACCAACGCCGTGATTGAGCCGAAGCTGTCGTTGCAGTGGTTCCTGAAAATGGATCAGATTGCGAAGCCCGCCCTCGAAAACGTGATGAACGACACGATTCAGCTGGTACCGCCCAAGTTCAAAAATATGTACCGGGCCTGGATGGAAAACCCGCACGACTGGTGCATTAGCCGCCAACTGTGGTGGGGACAACAGATTCCGGCGTTTTACCTGAAAGACGGCACCATTATCGTGGCCAAAAACAAGCGCGAGGCTCTGCGCAAAGCGCAGCGCGAGTATCAGCTGTTTGCCCTTACTGAGCAGGACCTGACGCAGGACGAAGACGTACTCGATACCTGGTTCTCGTCGTGGCTGTGGCCCATCACGGTGTTCAACGGCCTGAAAGAGCCAAACAACGCCGAAATCAACTACTACTACCCAACTAACGACCTCGTTACGGGCTTCGACATTATTTTCTTCTGGGTTGCCCGCATGATCATGGCTGGGTACGAGTACCGGCAGGAGCGTCCGTTCCGCAACGTGTATTTCACGGGGATGGTACGCGACAAGCAGGGCCGCAAAATGTCGAAACAACTGGGCAACAGCCCCGACCCGCTCGACCTGATCGAAGTATTCGGGGCCGACGGCGTCCGGACGGGGATGCTCTTCAGCTCGGCGGCCGGCAACGACCTGTTGTTCGACGAAAAACTGTGCGAGCAGGGCCGGAACTTCAACAACAAAATCTGGAACGCCTTCCGGTTGGTGAAGGGATGGACGGTTGACAACGAACAACGGACAACGAACAACGAGCAACGGTCCGACGCACTGATGGCAATTCAGTGGTTTGGGGCACGGCTGAATGCGACGCTGACTGAGGTGGAAGACCATTTCAGCAAGTTCCGGATTTCGGACGCTCTGCAAAGCATTTACAAGCTCATTTGGGACGATTTCTGCTCGCAGTACCTCGAAATGATTAAGCCAGCCTACGATCAGGAGGCCAATGGGTCGCTGCCGATTGATGCGGCTACCTACGAGGCTACGGTCGGGTTCTTCGAGCAACTGTTGCAGTTGGCGCATCCGTTTATGCCGTTCATTACGGAAGAAATCTGGCAGCAACTGGGTGAGCGCGAAACCGGTGCCAGCATTTGCGTGGCTCCATACCCGAAAGCCGGTGAGGTAGACGCGCAAATCATCGCTGATTTTGCCATTCTGACCGAGGCCGTCAGCACAATCCGCAACCTGCGCTCCTCGAAAGGGTTGTCGCCCCGGATCGAGCTGCCGTTGGCCATCCGGACCGAAACCCCCGACCGCTACCGGCCGCTCGAAGGGCTGTTTGCGAAGCTGGCCAACGTGGTCGATATTCAGTACGTGACCGAAAAAGCCCCCGGAACGCCCTTCCTGATTAAGTCCGACGAATTTTTTGTGAACGTAGCGGGCGAGGTAGACGAGGAAGCCGAACTGGCCGAAGCGCGCAAGGAGCTGGAATACCTCACCGGTTTCCGCGATTCGGTACAGAAAAAACTCGCCAACGAGAAGTTTGTAGCCAACGCCAAGCCCGACGTGGTGGAGCGCGAACGCCAGAAACTGGCCGATGCCGAAGCCAAAATCAAGGCGCTGGAAGAGCGGGTTAAATAAGCGGAGCTGTCATCTCATTTGGAGAGATGACAGCTCTTTTTAGTGGACTTATTCAGAGCTGTCATCTCTCCAAATGAGATGACAGCTCGGGCTTTTCCCAATTATGAATTATACCGAACTAAAATTAACCCTCTCACCCGACTACGCCGATATCCTCACAGCCGAGCTGGCCGAGCTGGGTTTTGAGTCGTTTGTGGAAACCGACGAGGGCCTCAATGCGTACATCATTGAGCCCGATTTCGACGAGGCTGCCGTGCAGGAAGTTATTGACCGCTACGCGCTGCAAACCGCAATAGTCTATGAGGTTACATCGTTAGAAAAGCGTAACTGGAATGCCGAATGGGAGCAGAGTTATCAGCCGATTGAAGTAGGTCAGGCGGTGCGGGTGCGGGCGTCGTTTCACGAACCCGACCCGGCTTTCCAATTCGATCTGGTCATCAATCCGAAAATGTCGTTCGGAACGGGGCACCACGAAACCACCGCCATGATGCTCGAACACCAGCTGAGCATCGACCATGCAGGCAAATCGGTGCTCGACGTGGGTAGCGGCACCGGAATTCTGGCAATTCTGGCTGCCCGCATGGGAGCCGCGCCCGTAGTTGCGTTCGATATTGAAGAGTGGGCCGTAGAAAACGCGCAGGAAAACGCTGCTCTGAACGATTGCGCAGCCATCCGGGTGTTTCAGGGCACCATTGCCGATGTTGATACCGCCGACCGGTACGATATTGTGCTGGCGAACATCAACCGCAACGTGCTACTGACCGAAATCCCGACGTATGCGGCCCTGATGAATCCCGGCGGCTGCTTACTGGTGAGCGGCTTCTACGAGCACGATGCCGCCGATATCGACGCTAAGGCGCGGGAAGCGGGCTTGCGTTCGGTTGGCCGAAAAACACAGAATGGGTGGTGCTCGTTGGTTTTTGCCAACCCCGCCTAAGTCAACAACACATACGATGAAACGCATTTCTATTTTGCTGGTTTTGAGCCTGGCCACTACAATCTCGGTTATGGGGCAGGCGGTGAAGCTTTCCGAAACGCCGGATCAGTTTATTGCCGATGTGCAGAAACTCATGGCCACCGGAGGCCCGGCAGCGGTCAAAGCCGGTACCAACCTACAGGCGCTCTGGTCGGAGAATCGGCTTACACCCGCCCAACGCGACCGACTGATGGCGCTGAGCCGCAAAATGAATGCAAAACGGTATCAACCAGCAGCACACTTCGCCCCGCTGTTCGAAACGTTCTACAACGCAGCCTACACCCAAAAGCCATCGGCCCAGCCCGTCAACCTGGACGAACTGCTGACCCTGGCCGAAAAGCAGTTTACCAACGGCGACGCCAAAGCGTTTGGGCAGGTGATGAATGCCACCCGGCAGTTTCTGGAGCGTCGGCTGCTGTATGCCGGTACATATAACAAGCTCTACGCCGAAGGAGGTACGTTCTCGTTCCGCTACCTCGACGGACCGCAGGCAGCCGGAGCAACCGACGTAGCCCCGGCGAGTGGTACAACCGTAGCCCCGACCGCCAGCACTGCCCCCGCCAGCAACTTCGACGGATGGGACGACCCGCTACCCGGCGACTCAACCATGACCAAGCCACTCGGCCGGGTGTTCATTCCCCAAAAACGAACGATGCCCGCTCTGGTTGGCCCCGTGCTGACGGTCAAAGACGTGTTTCTGGGTATGGTTGCCAACGGCGACTCGGTCGTGATTCCCGGCA
It includes:
- the glpK gene encoding glycerol kinase GlpK — encoded protein: MSYVAAIDQGTTSTRCIVFDRQGTIVALAQKEHKQIYPQPGWVEHDPEEIWKNTLEVIALARIKAKLHANDIEAIGITNQRETTVVWNRKTGKPYYNALVWQDTRTGDLVNSFSATGGQDRFRAQTGLPLATYFSGLKLRWLLDNVAGLRADAERGDALFGTMDTFVTWNLTGGPQGGLHITDVTNASRTQLMNLRTLDWDDDLLRDFNIPRAMLPTIRSSSEVYGMVASEVMPGVPVAGILGDQHAALVGQTCFEPGQAKNTYGTGCFLLLNTGTELRESTCGLLTTVAYKFGNEPVNYALEGSVAITGALVQWLRDNLGMIKNSADVETLAKTVDDNGGAYFVPAFSGLYAPYWKANARGVVAGLTRFVNKGHIARAVLEATAYQTYDVVRAMEQDAGMELSSLRVDGGMTLNNLLMQFQSDILDVPVVRPTITETTALGAAYAAGLAVGYWKNTDDLCLNWGVSKTYQPNLDEPTRARLLRGWSKAVERSFDWED
- a CDS encoding 2-C-methyl-D-erythritol 4-phosphate cytidylyltransferase; the protein is MTHYAIIVAGGSGSRMQSAVAKQFLLLNGKPILQHTLEQFRAYSPDLRIILVLPARDLETWQALCAEHGFDVPVQTVIGGASRFQSVRNGLAAIDAPEGFVAVHDGVRPFVSTDIIRRGFETAAQTGSAVTCVPAKDSVRLVDEEGRSEAVDRSRVRLVQTPQTFRLDWFRQAFAVEEQPFFTDCASVLEYAHFPITLIEGDYANIKITTPDDLR
- the queA gene encoding tRNA preQ1(34) S-adenosylmethionine ribosyltransferase-isomerase QueA is translated as MKLSEFRFDLPESLIAKYPAERGEARLMVVHRKTKQIEHKMFSDLLSYFDDGDVMVINNTKVFPARLYGNKEKTGAKIEVFLLRELNREMKLWDVLVDPARKIRVGNKLYFGDSDLVAEVIDNTTSRGRTIRFLFDGSHEEFMKAVDELGEMPLPREIKRETEDADRERYQTVFAEHVGAVAAPTAGLHFTKAMMKRMEIKGIHFAPITLHVGLGTFRQVDVEDLTKHKTDSENYAIPSDSAQIVNTALDAGKRVCAIGTTSLKAIESSVSANSRLKPVEGWTDRFIFPPYDFKIANALLTNFHLPESILIMMASAFGGHEFMKEVYQTAIKEKYRFFSYGDAMLII
- a CDS encoding DUF72 domain-containing protein, with amino-acid sequence MEFGKAANIDQINFALPPGQAFNAQIWSQAMPAPRPTVYIGGPIWANRQYVGKIYPTTAKERDFLHHYTRQFNTIELNLTHYQIPTPAMITKWRTEAIAGASTRTAEQGGFVYCPKFPQLISHERMLVASEALTDEFVNAIMGLEENLGMSFLQLPPQFAPDKWPILETYLTNLPDELDVAVEFRHPDWFKKDVWPTTLEKLHGLHRHVVITDVAGRRDVLHMGLSSPVLTLRFIANEGHPSDYTRTDAWVQRLKTWFDKGLQTAYLFVHGGGDNDTAPELIRYWVRQLNECCGLNLREPQIQPQLVQGSLF
- a CDS encoding valine--tRNA ligase, which translates into the protein MIAKTYNPRDVEEKWYQYWIDNQLFKSVPDEREPYTIVIPPPNVTGVLHMGHMLNNTIQDVLIRKARMEGKNACWVPGTDHASIATEAKVVNMLKEQGIKKTDLTRDEFLRYAWEWKEKYGGIILKQLRKLGASCDWDRTRFTMEPDLYDSVIDVFIDLYQKGKIYRGVRMVNWDPQGLTAVSDEEVIMKEIQQKLVYIKYEVKGEGKMEKGSEGPSSTFITIATVRPETIMADSAICVNPNDERYRHLIGKQALIPLINRPIPIIADEYVTMDFGTGCLKVTPAHDPNDYELGIKHKLPVIDILNDNGTLNEKAQILVGKDRFAARKEIIALLEEAGHLEKTEEYKSNVGYSERTNAVIEPKLSLQWFLKMDQIAKPALENVMNDTIQLVPPKFKNMYRAWMENPHDWCISRQLWWGQQIPAFYLKDGTIIVAKNKREALRKAQREYQLFALTEQDLTQDEDVLDTWFSSWLWPITVFNGLKEPNNAEINYYYPTNDLVTGFDIIFFWVARMIMAGYEYRQERPFRNVYFTGMVRDKQGRKMSKQLGNSPDPLDLIEVFGADGVRTGMLFSSAAGNDLLFDEKLCEQGRNFNNKIWNAFRLVKGWTVDNEQRTTNNEQRSDALMAIQWFGARLNATLTEVEDHFSKFRISDALQSIYKLIWDDFCSQYLEMIKPAYDQEANGSLPIDAATYEATVGFFEQLLQLAHPFMPFITEEIWQQLGERETGASICVAPYPKAGEVDAQIIADFAILTEAVSTIRNLRSSKGLSPRIELPLAIRTETPDRYRPLEGLFAKLANVVDIQYVTEKAPGTPFLIKSDEFFVNVAGEVDEEAELAEARKELEYLTGFRDSVQKKLANEKFVANAKPDVVERERQKLADAEAKIKALEERVK
- the prmA gene encoding 50S ribosomal protein L11 methyltransferase; amino-acid sequence: MNYTELKLTLSPDYADILTAELAELGFESFVETDEGLNAYIIEPDFDEAAVQEVIDRYALQTAIVYEVTSLEKRNWNAEWEQSYQPIEVGQAVRVRASFHEPDPAFQFDLVINPKMSFGTGHHETTAMMLEHQLSIDHAGKSVLDVGSGTGILAILAARMGAAPVVAFDIEEWAVENAQENAALNDCAAIRVFQGTIADVDTADRYDIVLANINRNVLLTEIPTYAALMNPGGCLLVSGFYEHDAADIDAKAREAGLRSVGRKTQNGWCSLVFANPA